The following proteins are encoded in a genomic region of Leucoraja erinacea ecotype New England chromosome 23, Leri_hhj_1, whole genome shotgun sequence:
- the psmd12 gene encoding 26S proteasome non-ATPase regulatory subunit 12: protein MTDGTERADGKIVKMDMDYSSAVDQQLPECEKMAQDGRLQEAIDNLLSLEKQTRTASDMASTSRILVAIVKMCYDAKDWDVLNENIVFLSKRRSQLKQAVTKMVQECYTYVSQITDLPIKLRLIDTLRTVTAGKIYVEIERARLTKHLAMIKEEAGELKDAAAILQELQVETYGSMEKKEKVEFILEQMRLCVAIKDYIRTQIISKKINTKFFQGENTEDLKLKYYNLMIQVDLHEGSYLSICKHYRAIYDTPCIEADTTKWQQALKSVVLYVILAPYDNEQSDLVHRISQDKKLEEIPKYRDLLKLFTTMELMRWCSLEEDYSQELRGELAENACTDVFSNTEEGNKRWKDLKNRVVEHNIRIMAKYYTRITMKRMAELLDLSINESEEFLSNLVVNKTIYAKVDRLAGIINFQRPKDPNDILNDWSHKLNSLMSLVNKTTHLIAKEEMIHNLQ, encoded by the exons ATGACGGACGGAACTGAACGAGCCGATGGCAAGATTGTAAAAATGGATATGGATTATAGTTCTGCTGTAGACCAGCAGCTCCCAGAGTGCGAGAAAATGGCCCAA GATGGAAGACTGCAGGAAGCTATTGATAATCTTCTGTCATTGGAAAAGCAGACTCGAACA GCTTCTGATATGGCATCCACATCAAGAATCCTTGTTGCAATAGTGAAAATGTGTTATGATGCAAAAGACTGGGATGTACTCAATGAAAATATCGTATTTTTGTCGAAAAGGAGAAGTCAGTTAAAACAG GCAGTTACAAAGATGGTCCAGGAGTGCTACACATATGTCAGTCAGATTACCGACTTACCTATCAAATTGAGACTGATAGACACTTTGCGCACTGTCACAGCCGGAAAG ATCTATGTGGAAATTGAGCGTGCCCGGTTAACCAAACACTTGGCCATGATAAAGGAGGAAGCTGGAGAGCTGAAAGACGCTGCTGCCATTTTGCAGGAACTTCAG GTTGAAACTTACGGTTCAatggagaagaaggagaaggttGAGTTTATCTTGGAACAAATGAGACTCTGCGTGGCTATAAAGGATTACATTCGAACACAAATCATCAgcaaaaaaataaacacaaagttcTTCCAGGGGGAAAATACTGAG GACTTGAAGTTAAAGTACTACAACCTAATGATTCAAGTTGACCTGCATGAAGGATCCTATTTGTCTATATGTAAACACTATCGTGCCATCTATGATACACCTTGTATCGAAGCTGATACCACAAAATGGCAACAG GCATTGAAGAGTGTTGTTCTCTACGTCATCCTGGCACCTTATGACAATGAACAATCTGATCTCGTCCATAGAATCAGCCAGGACAAAAAACTTGAAGAGATACCTAAGTACAG GGATCTGCTGAAGCTCTTTACCACAATGGAACTAATGCGCTGGTGCTCATTGGAGGAGGATTACAGTCAGGAATTGAGAGGAGAATTAGCAGAAAATGCATGCACAGATGTATTTTCCAACACTGAAGAAGGAAACAAAAGATGGAAAGATCTTAAAAACAGAGTAGTGGAACAT AATATTCGAATCATGGCAAAATATTACACACGGATCACAATGAAAAGAATGGCAGAGCTCCTCGATCTTTCCATAAAT GAATCTGAAGAGTTTCTTTCCAATCTGGTGGTAAACAAGACCATCTATGCAAAGGTTGACAGGCTGGCTGGAATTATCAACTTCCAGAGACCCAAGGACCCCAACGATATTCTCAACGACTGGTCACACAAGCTGAACTCTCTGATGTCACTTGTGAACAAAACCACACACCTCATAGCCAAGGAGGAGATGATCCACAACCTTCAGTAA